The following are encoded in a window of Raphanus sativus cultivar WK10039 unplaced genomic scaffold, ASM80110v3 Scaffold3839, whole genome shotgun sequence genomic DNA:
- the LOC130506969 gene encoding transcription factor MYBS1-like, which translates to MESVAVTWSREEEKSFENSIALHCVKEEITEDQWMKMASMVPTKSLQEVKKHYQMLLEDVKAIESGQVPLPRYQRTGEEAAATSPANRDCHSSGGGGSTEKKPNHGISSSNGGGRSSSRQEQERKKGIPWTQEEHRLFLLGLEKFGKGDWRSISRNYVITRTPTQVASHAQKYFIRLNSMNRDRRRSSIHDITSVNNQAAAVTGQQQQQVVKHRPAQPQAQPQPQHHTMAGLGMYGGAPVGQPIIAPPDHMGSAVGTPVMLPPPMGTHHHLGVAPYAVPSYPVPPLPQQHPAPSTMH; encoded by the exons ATGGAGAGCGTGGCAGTGACATGGagcagagaagaagagaaatcaTTCGAGAACTCAATTGCGTTGCATTGTGTAAAAGAAGAGATAACAGAGGATCAATGGATGAAAATGGCGTCAATGGTTCCAACCAAATCATTACAAGAAGTCAAGAAACATTACCAAATGCTATTGGAAGATGTCAAGGCAATCGAGAGTGGACAAGTCCCATTGCCTCGCTATCAAAGAACAGGCGAGGAAGCAGCAGCAACTTCTCCCGCGAACAGAGACTGTCATTCCTCCGGCGGAGGCGGATCAACGGAGAAGAAACCAAACCATGGGATAAGTAGCTCCAATGGTGGAGGAAGAAGTAGTTCCAGACAAGAACAAGAGAGGAAGAAAGGGATTCCATGGACACAAGAAGAGCAtcg GTTGTTTCTATTGGGTCTGGAAAAATTTGGGAAAGGAGATTGGAGAAGCATCTCAAGGAACTATGTGATCACAAGAACACCAACTCAAGTAGCAAGTCATGCTCAAAAATACTTCATCAGGCTTAACTCGATGAACCGAGATCGAAGAAGGTCTAGCATTCACGACATCACTTCTGTGAACAATCAAGCTGCTGCCGTTACaggacaacaacaacaacaagtgGTTAAGCATAGACCAGCTCAGCCTCAGGCTCAGCCTCAGCCACAACATCACACAATGGCTGGATTAGGGATGTATGGTGGTGCCCCTGTGGGACAACCCATCATCGCACCGCCTGATCATATGGGTTCAGCTGTTGGAACACCTGTGATGCTTCCACCTCCAATGGGAACTCATCATCATCTTGGAGTTGCTCCTTATGCTGTACCTTCTTATCCGGTTCCACCATTACCTCAACAACATCCAGCTCCATCTACTATGCATTGA